GCGGAACACCTTGCTCGCGTCTCTTCTCCTCATCTCTCACCCACCTCGCGGCCCGCGGCCCAGCCACCCACGACCTCTGCCCTCTCTCCCTCgatggccatggcggcggccgTCGGCCGGAGCACCTTCCCTTCCTCCGCTGCACCCCATCATCGACAGCGTCCCCTTGTGCGCGGCCGCGGCGGACGCGCAGCCGAGGTCTGGCTCATCGAAGACGCAGCCTGCATCGCGCCCGCTACGTCGCTGACCTCTGCCCCTAATCGGAAGTGCAGCCTCGCCGGCGTCTCCTGCCCCTCCTATCTCCCCCTCGACCAAGGATCTAGCGGAAGGAGTTCGGGGTGAGGTGCGTCTGTGTGTACGTGAGGaggcgcatgtgtgtgtgtgtgtggcgtggTGCGACTGGAAGGCCAGCCTAGCTCGCAACCATGGCtgccgagctcgagctcgagcggcTGGACGGCCTCGGTGCAAGAGCAACGTGCAATTCACCCCGTCGGCCAGATGATTGAAAAAGAACTGAAGGAGCAAGGCTGCGTTTGGGTGGCTGCTGTTGATCCAGAAATTTTGTATTTGGGTCGCTGCTATCGATCTTGTGGACTGGAGGAGCAAGGCTGGACGAGCAAGCTGCATTTTTTGCTTGTAGCACACAGATCAGATGCAGACTTTGGTATTTGGGTGGCCTTTGTTTGACTGAAATCCAATCAGATCAGCTGCGATTTGTTGAATCTTGATGCTCACACTGCTGCACAATTCAATATTTATCTGCATTTTTAATGACCGGAATCCACTCCAATTCATGATGAGATAAATAAACTCATCCCATTCCATCTCTCAAACTAAACATCAAAATGTAACCATTCCATTCCTTCAAATTGCCACTACCAAACACAGTGACCGAACCGACCCATTCTAGTGGAATGGAACCGTGACATTCCGTTACACTTTGTCcccgaaccaaacacaccctgaGTGCTCccgttagagcaactctagccgaCCCTGTATTctggttttttttttttgcgaataataCGGAAATTTTATTCCAAAGTCACAGGGTTACAGTCGAGAGGCAATAAGTCCTCACAACATGAAGGACATCTGTTTATCCATACCGCAGTACAAGACTCGGTACGGCTATAATTGGCCATACAATCTGCTACCCTATTTTGATTCCTACTAATTTTTTGTGGAACAAACTCCCTCTCATCCATACAAAATTTAATCTCTGCTACTAGATGACCATAGGCCGATCGGAACATACTTTCACTAGAGAGTATCGAAAGTGCATTACAGGAATCAGATTGCACCTTAACTGGTAGATCAGTATGTTGTAAAGCAAGGCCATCCCTTGCATTATTGCATGTATCTCCGCCTCGAGCGCTTCATTGCAATTAAATATAACACGGTAAGCAGCAAAGATAATAGAGCCATCATCACGACGTAAGATCATACCAGCACCTGCCTTGCCATCATGAGCTAAGAAAGATCCATCAACAGACAGCCCTGTAAGTAAAAATAAAAACCCGGTTTGCTCCTCTAAATGGCTCTTGGCCGAACTCTTATAACCgttaaaagagaaaaaaaattataCTTCCCGGCACCTAAATATGCTCGGCCTCCACCTGGTCAAGTAAAAATTGCGGTCTCTTTTTCACGCCCTCAACCCCGCTGCCTCGTCGCCAACGACTACCCACCGCCTCAGTCGCTTCCCCGTTGCTTCCCTTCGCCCTCGTCGCCCTTCTGCCTTAGTTCGAGCTGGTCTTCGGCCGTCGCAGTCGTCGGAGTCGAGCTGAAACACCGCCGCATCTACCCCGTCACCGGAAAACGGCTCTGATCTTCTTCCTCGTAGCCTCACCGGCACCTAACTGTGCTTTACTTGTCATCTCCATGCCTCGCAGACCACTAGTATCAGCTCAACGCGGCCGAACGGCCGTTATACCTATGCCGCCTTGCAAGTGATCGACGACTTGCCTAGGTGAGTTTTTTTTTGTCGAGATCATCACTATTTTCTAGGTTTGTTGCCAGAGAGGCTCCTCCTTGCAACTATATGATCAATGGCCATGAGTACACGATGAGTTACTACCTTGCAGATGGTATCTATTTTTCATGGCCCATTTGTCAAAACAATTCCGCGTCCAAAATTTAACAAAAGATGCGGAGAGAGCTTTCGGCGTGCTTCAGAAGCGCTTTGCCATCGACCGTGGCCCTGCCAAGTATTGGAACCACAAGGTTCTATGGCAAATCATGACATGTTGCATAATCTATCATAACATGATCACTGAAGATGATAGGCATGCTTGATAACTATCGGTACATTGCCAATATGAGTCCCGTTGAGTCAGAGCACGATGCAGATAGGATACCAAAATTCCTCGAAGCGCATCGCAGACTAAGAATTGAGAAGttcgtactccctccggtcctttttagttcgcatataagatttgtctgaagtcaagccCCGTAAAGtatgaccaactttatagaaaaaaataccaaTATTCACAATGTGAAATCAATATCAGTAGGTGCGTCACGACTTAAATTTTCATATAGTATAACTTTATCATGGTaggtgttgatattttttcatataaacatggtcaaactttatgaagtttgacttcagaaaaTTCTTATATGTAGAGTAAAAAGGACCGCAGAGAGTACCCAGCTTCAAGATGATCTTGTTGAGCAGCATTGATATCTACATAACACTTTGTAGTTGTGCTTTTATCATGCTATTACTTTGGTGTGTTTGAATTTGAATAATTCGGTTTGTAAACTATGAATTTGTAATATTCATAAATTGTGTGAACTTTAATTATTATGTTCGGATTTAATATGTGTGCAAATTAATATATTGTTGAAATGCACTAGTACTGTGTGAACTAGAAttgttttcttttgttggtaaaaACAAAATTTTACTCCGCTAAGTTTATGAAATCGGGTAGAAACAATCAAAATTTAGAGTAGTAAAAATACTCCTTTAAGGGATACTCAGCTGCTTGCTCTTATCTCTCACACAAAGTGCACGTAAACCCCATCATTCGGCTATCAGTGGATCTGATATCCGGTACCGATAGGTTTAGGATGGTGCAAGAGTACGTACGTCGCCGCTTTCCGCTTGGTTAGGGCAGCGAAATTCTCCGTCTTGACCACACTGATTTAGCAGGACCACGTATATACGCCTGTCTGTGTCTGACAAAGTGACAATGACTCACTAACAGATCCTTCCATTAGCAACTACTACGAACCTTTTGGCCATGCAGCAGCTTCCATTGTCAGCAAATCCTTTTCAACCCCTCCTGAGCAGAGCTTTTGCTTTAATCCTTCTTTAATCTAATCTCCATGCAAAATCGGTCACATGATCGACCTGCCTAAAGCCAAAGGTGATCCGCGTACGATGGCTCCTCTTCATCAGACAGCCGGGCATCTTGCACGGATGGATGCATGGATCGCCATGGACGGATGGATGGATGTCGAGAGGGAGCTAGGTAGGTTAGCTAGCATGAACATTAGCCCGATGTTTAAGCAACCTGAAGAACTGCTCCACTGCCAAGATCTGGATCCAATTTTTTTTGTCGCGACGTCGgaagcaaatgggctgcaaatgaTCTCGAATGCACTTGTTCTCTCAAGTTCAAGGTCCGTCATGATCTGGGCGATCGAACTTCACGGCGTGCGCTCTTAATCTGATCAAGGCAAGGATGAAATGGTTCCATCCGCAAGTTCATATCTGAACACAATCAGTGAACTTTGTGTTTTTCTAGGAACAACCAAAACAGTAGGAGATACATGTTTCTTGTTGTCAAGTTGATGTAGAATCTGTGGACATGTGTGTATGAATGGTGTCAAGAAGCAAAGCCATGACGTCGTCTATTCACAAAAATCAAAATGAACACAAAACTAAAGCAAAAGAAAAATGCAATGGCACAAACAAAAGCAGCAGATGCCTTTGCTCTGAGTTGTGCTGATCTTGATCAAAAGACACGATCAACTTTGCCAAACAACCTCAATGGCGCAGTTGAACAACGCCCAGCTTTCTCCGAGACCGCTTTCTTTCTTTCCGCAAAGAAAAAAAAGGATAAAATCCCTCGCTAGATGCCGATGCAGCATCCAACAATATCTCGCTGCTTGGGtgcttcctgcagctccaccaccaccaccaccaccacaaaaGCCACCCTTCCACTCCATACCCTCGGAGCTGTAAAAGCACAACCGAGCCAAAAATGTGCTCAAAAGCACGCCCAACCCTGCTCACATCCCATCTTATTCCATCCCATTCCCCAGAAGTCCACCATGCTAAGCGGCAAAAGCGGCCTCTGATGCCCAAATCATTTCATCCGGCTTGCTAAAGGAGGGGGATAGGTGGTAGCTAGCATAGGACGCCCCTCCCAAGTTATCCTCTTGGACCGGCTAAATCTTGCGTTCCTGAACTTGCAAAGCCAGATTCTTGCATTCCCCCGCAAGCTTCTTCGGTCGCCGCATCGCGCCGAGGGTTGGCGCGGTTCGCCGGCGTTGATTGGTCTCTGCACATTGTTTAAGCTCAGCCAGGTTTCTTTTTCTCTTGTTCAAATGCCCTGGTATTTAAGGTGAGGGGGAGCTTTGCAAGAAAGGAATGGCTTGGATGGGTTTAGTAGCATGAGGTGGTAGCGGGAGAGAGCAGAGCCCAGAAGCTTGCCCTGTTCATTCATCACCTTCTCCTTCAGCCATTGCTGGCTGGTGTAGGCGCGTCGATCCATCTTGCTTTGGTTTGATCTTTTGCTGCTCAAGAAGTCCACTTTGGTTCAGTTCAGTTGCTTGCCAttttcgatcttcttggagttgctTGCTCTGTTCCTGCTAAGGGCAGATTTGATAAATAAAAAAGCATCAATGCTACTGTTTGGAAGAAAAGGACTGCTTCCTGCAGTGTCAGGCTGTGTGATTCTCTTGCTTGCAAGCTCGATCCATGGCGCTTCAGATAGCCTGGAGGGTCTGAACCAAAGCTACAAGAGCGTTCAGCCATTGGAGGTAAACAAAAAGCTGTCAAGTTTTCTCTCCCCTGTAAATAAGTTTCAGAGACTCTTTCCATGCTCCTATGAAACTTTGGATGCAAGAATCTGAATGTGTCATTGCACAACTGCTATCACTGACTAACATAAAACTTACACTTGGATGAACTGTTGTTTTTGCAGCTGACGCCCAAGCTGTCGCTGCAGCTCAAGCTCCACGCCTTCCTCCTCTGGTCCTCCGTCGGCTTCCTCATGCCGATCGGCGTGCTGCTGATCAGGTTCTCGAGCAACGTGAAGAGCGCCAAGGCCGTCAGGGTCCTCTTCTACTGCCACGTCGCCGCGCAGGTCGCCGGCGTGGCCCTGGCCACCGCCGCCGCGGCGCTGTCGATCACCAACTTCCAGAACGCCTTCAACAACACCCACCAGCGGATCGGGGTCGCCCTCTACGGCCTCGTCTGGCTCCAGCCGCTCATCGGCTTCCTCAGACCCGACAGGTATGGCGGATACATGGACGAACACCTTGAATTTCCTCATGAATTCGTGATGTTTGCTGACTGATCTCTTGTTGTACTTCAGGGGCGTGAAGGCGAGGAGCGTGTGGTACCTGGCGCACTGGCTGCTGGGGGTGGTGGTGTGCGTCGTCGGGGTGGCCAACGTCTACATCGGCCTCCACACGTACCGGGAGAGGACCGGCAGGAGCGTCGGGCTCTGGACGGCGCTCCTCACCGCCGAGGTCTCCGCCGTGGCGCTCGTCTACCTCCTCCAGGACAGGTGGAACCACGTCATCCGGCAAGAAGAGGCGGCCGCTGGCGACGAGCGGCGGTCGGAGACGGAGACGTCGGAGGAGCCGTCGTACCCGGCCAACGACCACAAGGAGGTGGCCGTGATGCCGTAGCATGACCATGGGAGCTCGCTCGCTTGGGCAAACGCAACACCGATTCTGTACAGTTCATGTGTGCTTGGGATTGCGTCTTGGTAACTTGTTAGCTGAAGCTGCAGATTGAACAGCTTTTCAGTGAGAGTAGATACAATACAACTCTCGGTGTTGCATTTTCCCTGGCCGGGGATTGCATGATCAATTAACATGAGATTTACGTACACACAGTACCAATACAGTGAGACATTCCAGGAACAACAGTCACAGTATCAAACCTATCCGCCGCGGCAAGCAAGTGTCGCAGCCACGTAACCTCAGCGCCGACTTCCCCTGCCACCTCCATCTTGGGCATCGAGTCGGTGTAGACGAAATCGAGCAAGGCGTTGAACACATTCGGCTCCATGTCTTGTATCTGTATGGCACTGGCTGTAGCAATCCCCTCCTTCATGGGACCAAAGAGGGAGGTTCATCGCAAGTTGGCAACTTGAGCATGAAACAACCTGACGTTCAAGGGCTACTTATTTGCTAGCTACAGGATGACAATGCAGACCAAGAAAGAGACCAACATGCCAAAGATAGTAGGCAGATAAGCAGCAACATGGTTTTGAGATCATTCATCCACAGTAGCAGCAATCCTCTTGTGCAGATAACAGCTAGCTTCCATAGTAGTAGTAGTGACGACCACAATAAGTTCATACAGGTACTGATGCACTCCACTTACACAGAGTAACCAAGTTCAGATAATTTATACTAACGCATTCCCGGCTTGCAGAATAACCACagaactacaacaacaacaaccatagCATGGTCAGATAACCTACAGGGAGCAGCTTGCATAGCGATAACGGGCGGCTAACAGTATAACAACCTCTCAACGGTCCTGAGGGAAGAGCCATGCTGCCAGATACATCTCAGCGCACCGCTTCCAGGAAATATTTGGATCACCGGAACCGATGCTGCGGAATCTCATGGAATAGACGCCGAAAGAAGTCTTCTCCTCATCATAGGCATAGTCTAGGCgattatcctcatcatcatccaaGAAGAAGATGCGATCGCCCGGCAACCCGTACTGCGACACGGACATGGACCTCGAGCACCTTCGCCCCAGAAACAGCACTTGGTCATCCCCCACGGTCGACACCTTGACCCACCGTGAATGCTCAAAGTCAGCCTCAAAAACCTCAAACTCATTCTGTCCGCCCATAATTTTACCGTCCCCTCCAGGTTCAGGAAACTGACACCAAATCGTCCTGCGTACCATCAGCAACATCCCACGCGATTCAACCAGGTAGAGCTTCTTGCAGGCCGAACTGTTGTCCTCGAATACAGCATCATACCATGTAGGACAATCACCCTCGATGACTCGTCCAATCCGAGAAACCTGTGGATCGCCGGTGCTATGGTCCTGGCTGATGTTCACCACAAGGAGGTTCTCGTCCTTGGCAATGGCGTACAGCTTGCCCTGGTAGAATGACATGTCTTGGAAATCCTCGATCCGATCATACGCACGCACTGACCACGACAAGGCCCCTGGCTGGCACATTAGAATCTGACTGATGGGTCCAATGCCAACTAGTGCAGCAACGAGATTTGGCGAGCACAGGATTAGCTTACTTATGCGCAGGTTGTCTGCTTCATTGATACGCATCCATGTGATGTAGAGGTTAGCAGATTCTACGCTTCCGCCCTCTGCCCATTTAGATTTAGCAGACGCATTCGGAGGCCGGAGTCGTACACTTGAGAGAGCAGGGAGCGTCACGGTGGCCCTGGAGAAGGGGTTGACCATGAAGCAACCGTCATCGCGTGAGAAGATGAGCCAGCTGCCACACACATTCTCGTACCCTGAGAAGCCACAACCAGGGAAGTGGAAGGGCTTGTCGTACATGAGGCTGTAGAAGGTGCCGTCGGGGAGTGCCAGCAGCGGCAGCGGTGGCAGCTGGAGCTGCCTCGCGGCGGCACGCCACTGCGGGCACACCGCGGCAAAGCAGGCGCAGTCGGCGTACACGGGGAGCAGGCTGAGCACCAATCCTGCTAGGTCCAGCCGGAGGGCTGACCATGACGGTGGTGGCTGCGGGTGTGGTTTCTTCTCTTCTGCCATCAGTCCTGCAGAGAagcaaaatcatcatcgaatgCTCTCGTTCCTCGAACATCGCAACCAACCCCAAACGCGGCAAGCATTGCGTCGAACACTTAGCGTGCATAGCCAACGGACACGGCGGGAGCAGGGGAGGAAATGGCCTGAGCGAGCAAAAACGGACGGGGAAAGGTGAGGGAAGAAGCAAGAGGAGGGTACCAGACAGACCGCGCCGGGATCGATTTTCCGTCCGGCGTCCGCGCCGGTGAGTAGGCCgccgctcctgctgctgctctcgtGCGGGCGGGAGTGGAGTGGAGCGTGGAGTGGCTTGCCCGTGTGACCAAGTCAGTGCTACTGAGCCCAGGCCCACCCACACACTCAGTCAGTAGTGTCCACCTGCTTCTTCGCTGATTTTTCTTTAAATCCAAACCTCCAAACATAGCCCAATACCTCGAACAAGCAATGGAACTCGGTAAAAGAAAAATCAGAGTAAGGAACTAATAATCTGAAAAAATCAGAGTAAACATTTTGCCAGGTATTTATATATGCCAAAAGCAAAGGAATCTTCAAACGAGGTTTTTCCCGCAAAAGAACATGCTTTTGAGAAACAAACAAAATTGCTTTAAAAATGTATCTAAAATTAATAAGTAAGGTGAATAATATCAAACAATCAGATGGTGAGATTTTAGATGTTATAACCCGCGATATCAAGTAAACGAGACCCATGAGAACATACTCACAGTGGGCATGCCTCACACCGAAAGAAGACGTCGTCGAGACATGGAGGCCCCGAGGATGTATCCAGTGCACCGGCCTAATTCATGCACCCAATGCACCGATGCTAGATAAGCCATTGGATACAAAATAGAGGGAGATGAGCTGGCTAGGGAGATGGATGGTTGGTACATTTGCAAAATAGTCCTTCTATTATTTAGAAATTAACCCGCACTCCATATCTCACATTCTCAGTCTTCCATAATAAAActgtttgcttatttattttctgTCCAAATAAAAATGGGTCATATATTTTGAATCAGATGTCTGATTTCGAACTGTTTGGACTGACATCTATGTTTAATTGAGATGTTTTGACATACATCAAGTTTGAGTACAGTTTAAAAAGCAACAAAAAATATGTTTTCAAAATATATTCAACATTGATATTGTTTCAAAGGTCTTGTCAAGACAAATACCACAGTCAAAACCGATCCAGAATCAGACATTCGGTTTAAAATATATCACCCTTTTTGTGTTTGAGCCAAAAAAATCTGAACGTACATGTTTATAGAAGTGAGAGATGTGGAGTGCGGGTTGATTTTTTATAAAGTGGAGGGTGGCCTCAGCAAAAATGGTATAGTCTAATTGGTGACCAAATCTGGGTCATTCCTTTTTCATCTATTGGCCCAAAACCTACTGGTGCATTGGGTGCACAGATTTGCCTGGTGCATAGGATATGTTCTCAGGAGGCCCCGACGGCTCATTTCCATATGACTACGTCTCGATGATGCGCTGGTAGGACACCTTAACAAGGAGAACAAGTAATAAAAAAACACCACAAGTGACAGTAGGAAGCCTTGCCAGCAGCTCTAGAGTAATGGTCGGAGGTGAGGCGACATGCTTAATCCTGCTGGAGATGATGACCACACCAAATCATCTAGAACCATCCATGAGTGGTAGTTGTCCCTCTCGATCTTCGCCGGCGAGCCCGTGGATTCGCCTTCCCTCTGCCTGCCTCTCTGACTACCGGTGTCATAGAGGGAATCCTAGTGCCTCGACTCTGGGTAGTAGATAGGTTATTTTAGTCCTCGTAGAGACGATGCTCAGATGGATGTCGACGCTTTTTCTTCGATTCAATCTTGTGGGctccgatcctcctcaagttcATCCGCCATGATGGTTTAGATAGAGTCCAGCGAAGATTTCTGTCAGCTCCTCGGGGCGACGAGGTTAGGATTTCTCTTCGTGCATACACGACGAAAAGATTTGGTACCAGGTTCTTCAAATCGATTCAAGGGTTCAATGTGCGACGACTGTGGCCCGAGAGTGCTAGTCTTTACGggcatgtgcatgaagacttcACGCTTTCCTCGACGAGGTCAGGCCGACTCTTGTATGGGAGCAGTGACATCAACGCGTTGGCTGCTTGTTCGTGTGGCGGCGGTGGCCCATAGACATCGATgtgatttttattatgtttgaggtgctttgtacttATGGTGAATCTTTATATCAGAGTTGGGGCCTTTTCGCAAAAATAGAGAGCATAGTTGCAGTTTGGTGTGACTAAGTTCGAACTTGTATACTTCATGAAGTGAAAGAATAATTCAAAGGAACAATTTGCAATCATTTATTCCCTTTTGATTCAAAATCTATACTAGGCATGACCGCATGGACGTCTTCACCCTAACGAAAGTTAACAAACAAGTCAAAATAATGTGTTTATTTATATCCAATTTGATTCGAAGTTTTTACGTGGACCTAGCAAGAAAAgcaaagattgttttcaaaagtTTTTGTTTAAACTCCAATACTGATTATACTGGTGTAAGCTCGAGACCATATCTCAGTGTCGCTTGGTCTCACGAAGATAACAAATTAAAATAATAAGAATGGACAGTAAACCATGGAATGAGGAATTATACTTTAACGAGTTACATGAACATTTTCATTACATAATGAACTGATATCATCGATTATGGAACACATTTTAAAAAATTGTACGAACCATGTTTATCTATTGGAAATATTTATAGGAGTTATGTGAATAGTTTGTTTGACATACATGAACAAATGCATTATTCTACTAGTAAAAACTACACAAATAAAAATATTCGACATATAAAAGAAATATGTTCCACATCCATAAAACCCATTATCTTATATAAATAATAAATATTTACTATCAAAATAAAATATTGATAAGGAagtattttattattttattaataTAATTTCAAATAATTGTATGTTTTAGTCTTAACAAAAACATTAAGTAAAATAAAACAAAGACTAGAGGACTATCCAATAAGAAACATAAAGAACATATAAAATTCAAAAGTACAAGAAAAAAAGAAGatcaaaaataaaatgaaaaaagtaATAACATTGTTCAATATATAAATCATAGTAATAATATATAAACAGTGAAAAAATTATAAGAAATATGAAAAAGAAAGTAATAAAATGACAAAAGTATAAGAAATATCCGATGAGTACAAAAAGATGGCAATAGggggatggcagttttgcccatgggtatgggtacccgtggGTACCCTTTCCAAAAACAATGGGCATGGGCAAGCATTGGAGAGATTTTGTACCCAcgggtaatgggtatccatacccgcaaaatatatgggtagggtACGGCTATAAAATTGTGCCCATGGGTGacccaatggatacccagaaaAATATAAGTAATGAAAGTAACTCCTATGACACGTGGGGTCAACATCCAACTCCTATGACCCACCCTAAATCTAGTATTCCTTAAACCGCACATAGCTCATAGGCATGTAATCACTTTCTCGCCACTCCTCCTGTGTCCTATGTGACTCCTCGAAAAGATGAAATCTCGAATATTCACTACCGGACTCTTATCCAACTCTCGATTCAGTGATCCCTCATTCCCAACACCGCCTCCCACTAGGTTGGGATTTCACCAACCGTTGATCATACTCCCTTGATGCCTCCAAGTGGCCACCCACCGGAGAATGCCACGTTAGTTCTATACTGTTGTCCCATCATCGATTGAATTTTAAACTCATTTCTCTACCTTTTAAAATTTTAGATGCTATATGGTGTACCCGTTGGATACCCATTGGATATAcgatacccgatgggtatgggcatgggtgccACTTTATGCCCATGGGTATTGAAGTGGGTGGGTATAGAATGTTTTTGTGGGTATGGGTTTGGGTAAAAGAAggttgtacccgcccataccctacccattgccat
This DNA window, taken from Triticum aestivum cultivar Chinese Spring chromosome 1D, IWGSC CS RefSeq v2.1, whole genome shotgun sequence, encodes the following:
- the LOC123183127 gene encoding cytochrome b561 domain-containing protein At2g30890, with translation MLLFGRKGLLPAVSGCVILLLASSIHGASDSLEGLNQSYKSVQPLELTPKLSLQLKLHAFLLWSSVGFLMPIGVLLIRFSSNVKSAKAVRVLFYCHVAAQVAGVALATAAAALSITNFQNAFNNTHQRIGVALYGLVWLQPLIGFLRPDRGVKARSVWYLAHWLLGVVVCVVGVANVYIGLHTYRERTGRSVGLWTALLTAEVSAVALVYLLQDRWNHVIRQEEAAAGDERRSETETSEEPSYPANDHKEVAVMP
- the LOC123183124 gene encoding uncharacterized protein, with product MAEEKKPHPQPPPSWSALRLDLAGLVLSLLPVYADCACFAAVCPQWRAAARQLQLPPLPLLALPDGTFYSLMYDKPFHFPGCGFSGYENVCGSWLIFSRDDGCFMVNPFSRATVTLPALSSVRLRPPNASAKSKWAEGGSVESANLYITWMRINEADNLRISKLILCSPNLVAALVGIGPISQILMCQPGALSWSVRAYDRIEDFQDMSFYQGKLYAIAKDENLLVVNISQDHSTGDPQVSRIGRVIEGDCPTWYDAVFEDNSSACKKLYLVESRGMLLMVRRTIWCQFPEPGGDGKIMGGQNEFEVFEADFEHSRWVKVSTVGDDQVLFLGRRCSRSMSVSQYGLPGDRIFFLDDDEDNRLDYAYDEEKTSFGVYSMRFRSIGSGDPNISWKRCAEMYLAAWLFPQDR